The Panulirus ornatus isolate Po-2019 chromosome 32, ASM3632096v1, whole genome shotgun sequence genome includes a window with the following:
- the LOC139759072 gene encoding tubulin beta-1 chain-like, with amino-acid sequence MREIVHLQTGQCGNQIGTKFWEIISDEHGIQPSGEYTGTDKDLMELQLERINVYYNEGNQGKYVPRAILVDLEPGTVDSVKAGPHGQLFRPDSFVFGQSGAGNNWAKGHYTEGAELVDTVLDVIRREAEKCDCLQGFQLTHSLGGGTGSGMGTLLVSKIREEFPDRIMNTFSVVPSPKVSDTVVEPYNATLSIHQLVENTDESYCIDNEALYDICFRTLKLKNPTYGDLNHLVSLTMSGVTTCFRFPGQLNADLRKLAVNMVPFPRLHFFMPGFAPLTARGSQQYRALTVPELTQQMFDSKNMMAACDPRHGRYLTVAAIFRGRMSMKEVDEQMYNIQNKNSSFFVEWIPHNVKTAVCDIPPRGIKMASTFIGNSTAIQELFRRVSEQFTAMFRRKAFLHWYTGEGMDEMEFTEADSNMNDLISEYQQYQEATADDEAEFEEEGEYEGEYA; translated from the exons ATGAGGGAAATTGTTCATCTACAGACTGGCCAGTGCGGCAACCAGATTGGAACAAAG TTCTGGGAAATTATTAGCGATGAACATGGTATTCAGCCTTCCGGAGAATACACTGGGACTGACAAAGACTTGATGGAACTTCAGCTGGAACGAATTAATGTGTACTACAATGAAGGTAACCAGGGCAAGTATGTTCCCCGTGCCATCCTCGTTGATCTAGAACCTGGAACAGTGGACAGTGTTAAAGCAGGACCCCATGGACAACTCTTCAGACCCGACAGCTTTGTATTTG GTCAGAGTGGTGCTGGAAACAACTGGGCCAAGGGTCACTACACAGAAGGTGCAGAACTTGTGGATACTGTCCTTGATGTTATCCGTAGAGAGGCAGAGAAATGCGACTGCCTTCAGGGCTTTCAACTCACTCATTCCCTGGGTGGTGGTACTGGATCTGGCATGGGCACACTTCTTGTTTCGAAGATTCGTGAAGAATTCCCAGACAGGATCATGAACACATTTTCAGTCGTCCCATCTCCTAAG gtttcaGACACTGTTGTAGAACCCTACAATGCCACCCTCTCAATCCACCAGCTAGTTGAAAACACTGACGAATCTTACTGCATTGACAACGAGGCCCTGTACGACATCTGCTTCAGAACACTCAAACTTAAGAACCCCACCTACGGCGACCTTAACCATCTCGTTTCCCTCACCATGTCTGGTGTCACAACGTGCTTCAGATTTCCAGGTCAACTCAACGCAGATCTCAGAAAATTGGCAGTGAACATGGTGCCCTTCCCACGTCTCCACTTCTTCATGCCTGGATTCGCTCCCCTCACAGCTCGTGGTTCACAGCAGTACCGCGCCCTCACAGTCCCAGAGCTTACACAGCAGATGTTTGATTCCAAGAACATGATGGCTGCTTGCGACCCCCGCCATGGACGATACTTGACAGTTGCTGCCATCTTCCGTGGTCGCATGTCCATGAAGGAGGTTGATGAGCAGATGTACAATATCCAGAATAAGAACTCTTCCTTCTTTGTCGAATGGATCCCCCACAACGTGAAGACTGCCGTATGCGACATTCCCCCTCGAGGTATCAAGATGGCATCCACCTTCATTGGCAACTCCACCGCAATCCAAGAGCTATTTAGACGTGTCAGCGAGCAGTTCACCGCTATGTTCAGGCGAAAGGCTTTCCTCCATTGGTACACTGGTGAGGGCATGGACGAGATGGAGTTCACCGAGGCTGATTCTAACATGAATGACTTGATTTCAGAATACCAGCAGTACCAGGAAGCCACTGCAGATGATGAGGCAGAGTTTGAAGAGGAAGGGGAATATGAAGGGGAATACGCCTAG